The Arachis hypogaea cultivar Tifrunner chromosome 16, arahy.Tifrunner.gnm2.J5K5, whole genome shotgun sequence genome contains a region encoding:
- the LOC112757073 gene encoding protein ANTAGONIST OF LIKE HETEROCHROMATIN PROTEIN 1-like — translation MRSKQDNLILNFVLTLFVYFRNRSSGEVSLGGRMNSRIRRDALERIIGEGDRNCIWELRMNTNAFANLCELLQVQGGLCEDGQVSLPEQVVTFLIILAHHKKNRSLQVRFCRSGETVSKYFNKVLKAIIRMQNLLFAKASTVEEDCIDPTWRMFKGCLGALDGTYIEVTVPESDKSRYRTRKGKICTNVLGVCNRDMSFVYVLSGWEGSASDSRILRDAITRGNSLKIPHGNYYLVDAGYTNGPGFLAPYRGTRYHVREWAQGTRAPRNYQEYFNRKHSSARNIIERCFGLLKKRWSILRSPSFYPIKTQNQIIIACCLLQNFIRKNMDMDLEEQTSFLDEFLPVEEEAPDELIDVVENTNEWTQWRDNITIEMYEEWRTSRTE, via the exons ATGAGATCGAAGCAAGATAATTTGATATTGAACTTTGTTCTTACATTATTTGTGTACTTTAGAAATAGAAGTAGTGGGGAAGTGTCATTAGGCGGAAGAATGAATAGTAGAATTAGACGTGATGCTTTAGAGCGTATTATTGGTGAGGGTGATAGGAATTGTATTTGGGAGTTAAGAATGAACACAAATGCCTTTGCTAATTTGTGCGAGTTGCTTCAAGTCCAAGGAGGACTTTGTGAGGATGGTCAAGTAAGCTTGCCGGAACAAGTTGTAACTTTTTTAATTATCTTAGCTCATCACAAGAAAAACCGTAGTCTACAAGTTAGATTTTGTAGGTCTGGGGAAACAGTTAGTAAGTATTTCAATAAGGTTTTAAAGGCTATTATACGTATGCAAAACTTGTTATTCGCCAAGGCCTCAACAGTTGAAGAGGATTGCATAGACCCAACATGGAGAATGTTTAAG GGTTGCTTGGGAGCATTAGATGGCACTTATATAGAGGTGACAGTCCCCGAGTCTGATAAGTCAAGATATCGAACAAGGAAGGGTAAAATATGTACTAATGTCCTAGGAGTGTGTAATCGAGATATGAGCTTTGTTTATGTACTTAGTGGATGGGAGGGATCGGCATCTGACTCAAGAATACTTCGAGATGCAATCACTCGTGGTAATAGTCTCAAGATACCTCATG GTAATTACTATTTAGTGGATGCGGGTTACACAAATGGTCCTGGGTTCCTAGCACCATATAGAGGCACTCGCTATCATGTTAGAGAGTGGGCTCAAGGAACACGTGCACCTCGCAACTACCAGGAGTATTTTAATAGAAAGCATTCTTCTGCTAGGAATATCATAGAGCGATGCTTTGGATTGCTTAAGAAGAGATGGTCAATTTTAAGAAGTCCTAGCTTTTACCCTATAAAAACACAAAATCAGATCATAATTGCTTGTTGTCTGTTGCAAAATTTTATTCGGAAGAACATGGATATGGATCTGGAAGAGCAAACTAGCTTCTTAGATGAATTTCTACCCGTCGAAGAGGAAGCACCAGATGAGTTGATCGATGTGGTTGAAAATACGAATGAGTGGACACAATGGCGTGACAACATTACAATTGAGATGTACGAAGAGTGGCGAACTAGTCGTACGGAGTAG